A section of the Gasterosteus aculeatus chromosome 10, fGasAcu3.hap1.1, whole genome shotgun sequence genome encodes:
- the col9a2 gene encoding collagen alpha-2(IX) chain — protein MAALSAVLKTWVILQTLCLALAQVRGPPGPQGQAGPPGPSGTPGSDGIDGEKGPPGSPGPPGLKGEPGEPGPDGAPGENGIDGLIGAKGDRGPVGSAGPKGKPGPAGEPGPPGPGLPGLSGTPGPIGLPGEIGLSGPKGSAGSPGPPGLPGPPGKPGPPGKFIGGEEGSADFQCPLNCPAGPKGPQGLQGVKGHKGRAGVLGEPGSIGKTGPKGEVGISGEQGIPGPPGPMGLRGYPGMMGPKAEAGPRGYKGISGPVGIPGPPGEEGPKGPPGDAGDKGDKGGRGIQGPQGAVGKKGENGLPGIDGKDGTPGIPGIKGGPGQAGMPGPPGPQGAAGLPGSPGPKGGAGAKGEPGPRGHVGMTGAPGHLGEPGLPGVAGMEGVPGPKGDRGQRGGVGPQGIVGKPGNKGERGPIGVPGAQGLSGTKGDKGFQGKVGSKGDDGDPGVEGLAGEKGEKGLSGEPGPKGQQGIRGDPGHNGPTGDPGKPGDVGPPGLPGPRGLNGERGVPGMPGIQGPSGRDTSDQHIIEVVLKMLQERLAAVAVSAKRAVLGGAGVMGPPGPPGPPGSAGPQGPHGLPGARGVPGMIGGSGQIGNTGLKGKRGAKGDRGDPGNPHPGPPGPPGIQGPAGLDGVARNGRHGETGPQGSAGEAGYPGAAGLTGLPGYCEAAMCLAASAYTSPRLQEAGRIKGPNV, from the exons ATGGCTGCTCTCTCTGCCGTGCTGAAGACCTGGGTGATACTGCAGACCCTGTGCCTGGCGCTGGCCCAAGTG AGGGGTCCACCTGGACCTCAGGGCCAAGCCGGCCCACCAGGCCCCTCCGGCACTCCCGGGTCAGACGGCATCGAT GGAGAAAAAGGACCACCTGGGTCCCCGGGTCCACCA GGACTAAAGGGAGAGCCAGGAGAGCCAGGCCCTGATGGAGCACCAGGAGAGAATGGCATTGAT GGTTTGATTGGAGCAAAGGGCGATCGAGGTCCCGTCGGGAGCGCCGGCCCGAAG GGTAAACCTGGACCAGCTGGCGAGCCTGGACCTCCT GGACCTGGCCTTCCGGGACTATCT GGCACTCCAGGCCCAATTGGTCTTCCCGGGGAAATTGGACTATCTGGTCCAAAG GGTAGCGCGGGATCACCTGGACCTCCAGGACTTCCTGGGCCTCCTGGCAAGCCA GGTCCTCCAGGGAAGTTCATTGGTGGAGAAGAGGGCAGTGCAGACTTCCAG TGTCCTCTTAACTGTCCGGCGGGACCTAAAGGGCCCCAGGGACTGCAGGGAGTTAAG GGACACAAAGGACGGGCTGGTGTTCTCGGAGAGCCCGGCAGCATAGGAAAAACG GGTCCAAAGGGAGAAGTGGGCATCTCTGGGGAACAGGGCATCCCAGGACCTCCG GGTCCAATGGGTCTGAGAGGTTATCCAGGCATGATGGGACCTAAAGCAGAAGCA GGGCCTCGGGGTTACAAGGGCATCAGCGGACCCGTGGGAATCCCTGGACCTCCC GGTGAGGAGGGGCCTAAGGGACCGCCCGGAGACGCAGGAGACAAGGGAGACAAA GGCGGCCGAGGTATCCAGGGCCCACAGGGTGCGGTTGGCAAAAAGGGAGAGAAT GGTCTGCCGGGTATTGATGGAAAAGATGGTACGCCTGGTATTCCAGGGATCAAG ggcgGCCCCGGCCAGGCCGGGATgcctggtcctcctggtcctcagGGAGCAGCG GGATTGCCAGGCAGCCCAGGACCAAAAGGTGGAGCTGGAGCTAAG GGAGAGCCTGGACCTCGGGGTCACGTTGGCATGACTGGTGCCCCCGGACATCTg GGTGAGCCTGGTCTTCCTGGTGTGGCCGGTATGGAAGGAGTTCCTGGGCCTAAG GGGGACAGAGGCCAAAGAGGAGGAGTTGGGCCACAGGGAATTGTCGGCAAGCCT GGaaacaaaggagagagaggacctATCGGTGTTCCAGGTGCACAGGGTCTTAGCGGCACAAAGGGAGacaag GGCTTCCAAGGAAAAGTGGGGTCAAAAGGAGACGAT GGTGACCCCGGTGTTGAGGGATTGGCTGGCGAGAAAGGTGAAAAG GGTTTGTCTGGTGAACCGGGGCCCAaaggacag CAAGGCATTAGGGGTGACCCCGGACACAATGGACCAACCGGTGACCCGGGTAAACCCGGCGACGTGGGACCCCCAGGACTGCCCGGGCCCAGGGGACTCAATGGAGAGCGAGGAGTACCCGGCATGCCGGGCATTCAGGGGCCGTCA GGACGCGATACGTCTGACCAGCATATCATTGAAGTGGTCTTGAAGATGTTGCAGG AGAGGCTAGCTGCTGTGGCAGTGAGCGCCAAGAGGGCTGTGCTTGGCGGAGCAGGTGTAATGGGGCCTCCTGGCCCCCCCGGACCTCCGGGGTCAGCCGGCCCGCAGGGGCCGCATGGCTTACCTGGTGCCCGTGGCGTTCCTGGCATGATTGGGGGATCTGGACAGATTGGAAACACGGGACTTAAAG GAAAGCGAGGGGCAAAGGGAGACAGGGGCGATCCTGGTAACCCCCACCCGGGTCCACCAGGACCCCCAGGAATACAAG GTCCTGCTGGTTTGGATGGTGTGGCTCGTAACGGTAGGCACGGCGAGACGGGGCCCCAGGGATCAGCCGGAGAAGCTGGTTACCCCGGTGCGGCGGGTTTGACAGGTCTCCCCGGCTACTGCGAGGCGGCAATGTGTTTAGCTGCGTCGGCATACACATCCCCAAGATTACAGGAGGCGGGAAGAATCAAAGGACCTAATGTTTAG